The Pirellulaceae bacterium region TTGTTTTTTGATATTCAGTTCGACGGCGCATTGGCCGGCATGCAAGGTGCGTCCCTGGAGTTGTACTTGTATCTGAATCGTCGTTGGAAAGATCTGGAGGGATATATTGACCAAACTAGCTTGCAGCTGGGCTGCACGCCGATCGTCAATTTATTTCCGAAGCAAGCGGAGCCGATTCGCTTGTCGCATACCAGCGCCACCTATCGCGTCGATCCCGATGCGCGACGGCGTCAAGCATTCGAGGTCTATAGCATTCAATCGGTGCGCGGCCGCTCCAACTCTGGTACCATCCGAGTTTTCGAACCTTTCTATTCGCTAGATCATGCCAATGATGATTCCGCTAGACCCGCCTATTGGCACGGCACACGCAGCCAGTCCGAAGGCGATGAATTGACGCGTGGCACAGATGTTGATATCGCGTTCGTCGATCCTGAGTTCAATCCGTTGAAAGCTATCGACTGGACCATTGAAATTGACACTTTATGCAGCAATCGCAATCTGCCTGCCCGCATGCCGTTCGGGGGTGATCATCCCAGGCTATTTCTGGAAGGTGCAGGCGCCATTGAGCGGGTGCAATGTCTGCTGAAACCCACCAGCCCGCAGCGCCCCGCGTTCCCGGCGGGTCTGAGATGGCGAGTTGTGTCGCATCTGTCACTGAATTATTTATCGCTGGTCGATAGCCGTAGCGATAGCTCCAGCGCAGCGGCCTTGCGAGAGCTATTGACGCTCTATGATTTTGGCGTCGACCCCGTAGGCAGCAATTCGATTGCCGGCTTGCGTCAGGTACATAGCCGGGCCTGTATTGGCCGCCTGCCAGGTGATTATTCTGGAGCCATTTGCAGAGGTCGAGAAGTAACGATCGAATTCGACGAAGACAAGTACACATCCGGCAACCTGTTCCTGTTTGCCAGCGTACTGGAGCATTTTTTGACGGCATATTGCAGCATCAATTCTTTCGTTCGGTTGGTCGCCGTATCCAATCGCAGACAAGGTAATGTACATCAATGGCCAGCCCGCGGCGGAACTCAGCACGTACTGTAGGCGACCGGTTGTCTGCCGAAGCCTATCACTTTGCGTTTGTGCAAGTGGTGCGCATCATCGAGCACATTCGTGCGCACCAGGGCTATCCCAGCCAACCTGTTGGATATGCGGTACACCCAGAGCAGGAGTGCCTGCGGATTCTAGGTTCGTTGGGACGTAGCTTTGCGCCTGCAGAAGTCGCCGCAGTCGCGGGCATAGAGGCGCCATTGGCGGCTGTCACACCGCAGCGCCCCGTGGTCACTACGACTTTCATGGGATTGTATGGACCCAGCGGCGTATTACCACAACATGACAATCAGCGCATTATCAACCGCGGTGGAAAAGCCAACGTCGAGAAAGAGCTGCTGGATTTATTTCATCATCGCATCCTGTCGCTGTTCTATCGCGCATCAACCAAGTATCGACTACCTTTCGCCTACGACAGGCACGTGCGACATACCAAGTCGGACCTCGAGTTGACCACGCGAGTCCTGCTGTCGGTTGCGGGCTTGGGATTTTCCCAGTTGCAAAAGCGATTGTGTTTCTCCGATGAGCTAGTCATCAAGTATTGTCAATATTTTGGCCAGGGCCCCAAGAATGCATCTAGTTTGGCACGAATGCTGGAATCGGTATTTGGAATACGAGTTAGCATTCTGCCCTGGCAGGGTAGGTGGCTCAGCCACACACCCCACAGCCGGTCGATAATGCCGCACCGCGCACTGCCCGCCGGACAACATTGTCAATTGGGTAGGAGTCTGGTGCTCGGCGAGCGGGTTTGGGAAATACAACGGAAGTTTCGCGTCCGTATCGGACCGGTGGATCGCCAAACTTTTCAGGCCTTCCTGCCAGGGTCGAAGAACTTGACAATGGCCATGCAGATGGTTCGACTGTATATCGATGTAAGTTTGGATTTCGATATTCAACTGGAAATCAGGGCCGATGAGGTGCCACAATTGAAGCTTAACGGTGCCGACTCAAGGCTGGGTCTGAACGCTTGGCTGATCAGTCGGCCGCCGACTGCCAACAAAACGGACGC contains the following coding sequences:
- the tssG gene encoding type VI secretion system baseplate subunit TssG yields the protein MASPRRNSARTVGDRLSAEAYHFAFVQVVRIIEHIRAHQGYPSQPVGYAVHPEQECLRILGSLGRSFAPAEVAAVAGIEAPLAAVTPQRPVVTTTFMGLYGPSGVLPQHDNQRIINRGGKANVEKELLDLFHHRILSLFYRASTKYRLPFAYDRHVRHTKSDLELTTRVLLSVAGLGFSQLQKRLCFSDELVIKYCQYFGQGPKNASSLARMLESVFGIRVSILPWQGRWLSHTPHSRSIMPHRALPAGQHCQLGRSLVLGERVWEIQRKFRVRIGPVDRQTFQAFLPGSKNLTMAMQMVRLYIDVSLDFDIQLEIRADEVPQLKLNGADSRLGLNAWLISRPPTANKTDAVFGESNAHFTN
- the tssF gene encoding type VI secretion system baseplate subunit TssF; its protein translation is MSDELLRYYNQELQYLRRQADEFGRANKELAAHLQLNSEGHDDPYVGRLVQAFAYLNARTRLKLDDEFPEIVSSLLDVIVPHYQRFIPSCSIVQFRLDKSQADQLKGYQVAAQANIETEPIDGEPCRFRSCYPVTCWPFQITDIALRGVPFEAPALVGQSEPHHGLLKIRLQTLDSEIPFSAFSCQSLRFYIHLPAPFCYQLYELLFQSVTGLAIARSPKDPAVQVLPLDALRAVGFAEDEGLIEYPTQSFLGYRLLTEYFAFREKFLFFDIQFDGALAGMQGASLELYLYLNRRWKDLEGYIDQTSLQLGCTPIVNLFPKQAEPIRLSHTSATYRVDPDARRRQAFEVYSIQSVRGRSNSGTIRVFEPFYSLDHANDDSARPAYWHGTRSQSEGDELTRGTDVDIAFVDPEFNPLKAIDWTIEIDTLCSNRNLPARMPFGGDHPRLFLEGAGAIERVQCLLKPTSPQRPAFPAGLRWRVVSHLSLNYLSLVDSRSDSSSAAALRELLTLYDFGVDPVGSNSIAGLRQVHSRACIGRLPGDYSGAICRGREVTIEFDEDKYTSGNLFLFASVLEHFLTAYCSINSFVRLVAVSNRRQGNVHQWPARGGTQHVL